In the Staphylococcus sp. IVB6240 genome, one interval contains:
- a CDS encoding MFS transporter has product MVQQQHTQPYKGDNKLILGIVLGVITFWLFAQSLLNVVPTLQNTFDSNIGTISTAVSITALFSGMFVVGAGSFADRFGRVKTTYIGLWLSIIGSLLIISSNLPALLILGRIIQGLSAAAIMPSTLAIVKTYYEGEERQRALSFWSIGSWGGSGLASLFGGVVATNFGWRWIFIISIIVAIASMLLIKGTPETKSISNTQSKFDVPGLILLVLMMLSINIIITQTSTLGLMSPFILGLIAIFIIATVTFIKFEKNHTNPLIDFKLFQSKPYTGATLSNFLLNSVAGVLIVANTFVQQGLGFNESQTGLLSITYLIAVLVMIRVGEKVLQKVGAKKPMLLGTFINMIGIILISLTFLPSAIYIVVCIVGYLLYGLGLGFYATPSTDMAISNSPEDKVGAASGIYKMASSLGGAFGIALSGALYGAVANATSVQVGAMAGLGLNVMMALLSFIIILITVPSFKKEA; this is encoded by the coding sequence ATGGTTCAACAACAACACACACAACCTTATAAAGGAGATAATAAGTTAATACTCGGTATTGTACTGGGTGTTATTACATTCTGGTTATTCGCGCAATCATTACTCAACGTTGTACCAACACTACAAAATACATTCGATAGTAATATCGGAACAATCAGTACGGCCGTAAGTATTACCGCTCTCTTTTCCGGTATGTTCGTTGTAGGTGCAGGAAGTTTTGCGGATAGATTTGGACGTGTAAAAACAACTTATATCGGTTTATGGCTCAGTATCATCGGATCACTACTAATCATCTCAAGCAACTTACCTGCTTTATTAATTTTAGGTCGTATAATTCAAGGTTTATCAGCTGCAGCGATTATGCCATCTACATTGGCAATTGTGAAAACCTATTATGAAGGAGAAGAACGACAACGTGCATTGAGTTTCTGGTCTATCGGTTCATGGGGCGGTTCTGGACTTGCATCATTATTTGGTGGTGTTGTCGCAACCAACTTTGGCTGGCGCTGGATTTTCATCATTTCAATCATTGTTGCCATTGCTTCAATGTTATTAATTAAAGGAACACCTGAAACAAAATCAATCAGCAATACACAATCAAAGTTTGATGTTCCTGGTTTGATACTTCTCGTATTGATGATGTTAAGTATCAATATTATCATTACGCAAACAAGCACACTCGGACTAATGTCGCCATTCATTTTAGGATTGATTGCTATCTTTATTATCGCAACAGTGACATTTATTAAATTTGAAAAAAACCATACCAATCCATTAATTGACTTTAAACTTTTTCAATCCAAACCATACACTGGTGCAACATTATCAAATTTCCTATTAAACAGTGTGGCAGGTGTACTTATTGTCGCAAATACATTCGTACAACAAGGTTTAGGATTTAATGAATCTCAAACAGGTCTTCTTTCTATCACATATTTAATCGCTGTATTAGTGATGATTCGTGTTGGTGAAAAAGTGTTACAAAAAGTAGGAGCTAAAAAACCTATGTTACTTGGTACTTTCATCAATATGATTGGTATCATATTAATTTCACTCACATTTTTACCAAGTGCCATTTATATTGTTGTATGTATTGTTGGTTACTTATTATATGGTTTAGGCTTAGGATTTTACGCAACACCATCAACAGATATGGCTATCTCTAACTCACCTGAGGATAAAGTCGGAGCTGCATCAGGTATCTATAAAATGGCGTCATCATTAGGTGGTGCTTTCGGTATCGCATTGTCAGGTGCCCTATATGGTGCAGTAGCAAATGCAACAAGTGTTCAAGTCGGCGCAATGGCTGGTTTAGGCCTTAACGTTATGATGGCACTCTTATCATTCATTATTATCTTAATCACTGTGCCATCATTTAAAAAAGAGGCATAA
- a CDS encoding M20 family metallopeptidase, producing the protein MLQTLIHTLKEKESRMVDIRRHLHQYPELSFHEKETPKYIADFYKGKDCQVETNIGPNGLKVTIDSGKPGKTIAIRADFDALPIQEDTGLPFASKNEGVMHACGHDAHTAYMLILAETLIEMKDQFNGKVIVIHQPAEEVPPGGAQAMIKDGVLDGVDHVLGVHVMSHMPVGHIYYREGNVQTGRDFFNLKIHGKGGHGSSPHTANDSIVAGSYFVTALQTVVSRRLNPFETGVVTIGSFDGKGQFNIIQDSVEIAGDVRALTDATKQTIKKEITRLSDGLEAMYGVTCDLDYHDDYPALYNDPEFTQFVVSAIEDADTDALQGIERCEPQPPSEDFAYYAKALPSTFIYAGAAPEESEHYPHHHPKFDISEKSLRVAAEAVGITVLKYLA; encoded by the coding sequence ATGCTACAAACACTCATTCATACATTAAAAGAAAAGGAATCTCGCATGGTCGATATCCGTCGTCATTTGCATCAATATCCAGAGTTATCATTTCATGAAAAAGAAACACCAAAATATATTGCAGATTTTTACAAAGGTAAAGATTGTCAGGTAGAAACAAATATCGGACCAAATGGCTTAAAAGTAACGATTGATAGTGGAAAACCTGGCAAGACGATTGCCATCCGTGCTGATTTTGATGCACTGCCTATTCAAGAAGACACCGGTTTACCTTTTGCCTCTAAAAATGAAGGTGTGATGCATGCATGTGGTCATGATGCACATACTGCCTATATGCTAATCTTGGCAGAGACTTTGATTGAAATGAAAGACCAATTCAATGGTAAAGTCATTGTTATTCATCAACCAGCAGAAGAAGTACCACCAGGTGGCGCTCAAGCAATGATTAAAGACGGCGTGCTAGACGGTGTGGATCATGTATTAGGGGTTCACGTTATGAGTCACATGCCTGTTGGACACATTTATTATCGTGAAGGTAACGTGCAAACAGGCAGAGATTTCTTTAACTTGAAAATTCATGGTAAAGGTGGACATGGTTCATCACCACATACTGCCAACGATAGTATTGTAGCAGGATCTTACTTTGTCACAGCGCTTCAAACAGTGGTTTCAAGACGTCTGAATCCATTTGAAACAGGGGTTGTGACGATTGGTTCCTTTGATGGTAAAGGTCAATTCAATATTATCCAAGATAGTGTTGAAATCGCTGGGGATGTACGTGCCTTAACAGATGCCACAAAACAAACAATCAAAAAAGAGATTACACGCCTATCAGATGGTCTGGAAGCAATGTATGGCGTGACTTGTGACTTAGACTACCATGATGACTACCCAGCACTTTATAACGATCCCGAATTCACACAATTCGTTGTATCAGCTATTGAAGATGCTGATACAGATGCCCTCCAGGGTATTGAGCGTTGTGAACCACAGCCACCATCAGAAGACTTTGCTTATTACGCAAAAGCTCTGCCAAGCACATTTATTTATGCAGGGGCGGCACCTGAAGAGAGCGAGCATTATCCACATCATCATCCAAAATTTGATATTAGTGAAAAATCATTACGTGTTGCGGCAGAAGCAGTTGGCATTACAGTATTAAAATATTTAGCATAA